The Glycine soja cultivar W05 chromosome 3, ASM419377v2, whole genome shotgun sequence genome window below encodes:
- the LOC114407703 gene encoding sec-independent protein translocase protein TATA, chloroplastic-like, translated as METMMMMSCVSISSSVTRGAISVGSSSSLCFGTPKLFNSARVAVNGRRRNKGLSCNAMFGLGVPELVVIAGVAALVFGPKKLPEVGRSIGKTVKSFQQAAKEFESELKKEPDSTQGDSSEKPIVTVTEQQQEDNEVSTSKETV; from the exons ATGGagacgatgatgatgatgagctgCGTTTCGATTTCGAGTTCAGTGACAAGAGGCGCTATTAGCGTGGGTTCCTCTTCATCTTTGTGTTTCGGCACACCCAAGTTGTTCAATTCAGCAAGGGTTGCGGTAAATGGTCGGCGAAGAAACAAAGGTTTGAGTTGCAACGCCATGTTCGGTCTGGGGGTGCCCGAACTGGTCGTTATTGCCGGCGTGGCCGCCCTGGTTTTTGGGCCCAAGAAATTGCCTGAAGTCGGCCGTAGCATCGGCAAGACTGTAAAGAGCTTCCAACAG GCTGCAAAGGAGTTTGAGTCGGAGCTTAAGAAGGAACCTGATTCCACCCAGGGGGACTCATCCGAGAAACCTATTGTTACAGTCACTGAGCAGCAGCAGGAGGACAATGAGGTGTCTACTTCTAAGGAGACTGTATGA